In Daphnia magna isolate NIES linkage group LG6, ASM2063170v1.1, whole genome shotgun sequence, the following are encoded in one genomic region:
- the LOC116924915 gene encoding AT-rich interactive domain-containing protein 1B-like isoform X2: MEWVEIIEPRTKEHMYANLTTGECVWDPPPGVSVKRTTDNQWWELFDHKTSRFYYYNAATQRTVWHRPPNCDIIPLAKLQTLKQNTQVKSPSQDSASSKAGDESLSSSQNGPSTDHARPTAKKESVSTQTPSRSAMSRNERNGSSAGSGTRRSLEKHQDSPRPSSGGGSSTAMAGTGTGTQTGSTSPVPSPRPHRRHHHHQHHSHQCGSSCGSVNKHGHGPPNVSDEDVDAAQQLEPLGQLSAAQQQQQQRKVRRGTSHGGWYSRHGKSQDSGRSSDSSTLSLSKRSDKLGSSAGSGPLGGSSLTSPLRATAASGRRPTLDPTPMEFGMGSTSSTPLSSRKKGAIGGSSSGVGVGGGLELSRQRSLDSETSPVSAVMGSAGLSMGSNSTSTTPTPVRSHKPNDLFYRDGSLSRSLSFMQQRRPQTARGQGPLFDLWSPQREHQLLSGANSESAPGVDSLCTPMINRKQRSFESGGSGGSTGNSKASRVYHHHSQLDSPKLQHLTSQQQQQQQPRQQRPLGSSASFRTSSSTGSGGRDAPRQFGGSFGSDSSPSPKRESKEQRDSLGRVLRSTDSSPHSAGDSGLATTGSRASQDSRTKTTAGTKSSPSSSPPSTVAAPSAMAISSSQLSASSAMADSNAAAEAAGGPLYDPVPLYSNIDYNYYMDSKAQAHLLPLQQYILEQAKLSGYRFGDSSPIAEDEGAGVGTTDHFRSDDEEDHDSLRHRLRVPTHLRPPEHDDSDDFADDEGMSNVEDSSSLEYLDESQYLEEDDHYTQFLLPPAPPHRQQSKTLLHHFGPGSGPNPSGYSADVIVEPEYTEADPGISGGTYRSLPDGPMASGPIVSSSNSSALMHSGSTSSLRPRPKESMMIHPSSSLYSPVMDRAGPFAMEGFRQSIEPVIAATPSSKTSPLQRSSSTLGPNGKGPTTPTDGDIQKYAQSHCNIHKKGLFRKNLSIRDMLSFSKDAIRKPMLPLEDKTLKKEACDLFKLVQIYMGDRKCKPGMTCNSVALELCNHAWNKPSLRDELYLHVCRQTTENPRKESLRRGWELMAVCLYFFPPSPKLEPYLDGYINRHRDPSLNFTEVAKWPIHVQVSHYATISCRRLLRIGASGRRQERKPTLEEIEQARLQIFRPSMFGNTLEEIMMVQRDRFPHRKLPWIQTTLSEEILRLQGAQTEGIFRVPADVDEVNSLKNRMDQWEVCPVSDAHVPASLLKLWYRELYESLIPDELYQDCVQYCADPERAVAIVHRLPEFHRLVLSYLIRFLQIFSQTEVSSVTKMDASNLAMVMAPNCLRCNASDPKIIFDNARKEMAFIRTLIQHLDTSFMEGVV, translated from the exons ATGGAGTGGGTGGAGATCATCGAGCCGAGGACGAAAGAACACATGTACGCCAACTTGACGACCGGCGAATGCGTCTGGGATCCGCCGCCTGGTGTTTCAGT GAAACGAACGACGGACAACCAATGGTGGGAGCTGTTTGACCACAAGACATCGCGCTTCTACTACTACAACGCCGCCACCCAACGAACCGTCTGGCACAGGCCGCCCAATTGCGACATCATTCCGCTGGCCAAATTACAG ACATTGAAGCAAAATACTCAAGTCAAATCGCCTAGCCAAGATTCTGCGTCGTCCAAAGCGGGCGATGAATCTCTGTCGTCATCTCAAAACGGCCCGTCCACAGATCATGCCCggccaacagccaaaaaggaATCCGTTTCCACTCAGACGCCTTCACGTTCCGCCATG agcCGGAACGAGCGCAATGGAAGCAGCGCCGGAAGCGGCACGAGGCGCAGCCTTGAAAAGCATCAGGATTCTCCTCGGCCTTCATCCGGCGGAGGATCGTCCACCGCGATGGCGGGCACGGGGACGGGAACGCAGACGGGCTCGACGTCACCTGTCCCCTCGCCGCGTCCTCATCGACGTCACCATCATCACCAGCATCACAGTCACCAGTGCGGAAGCAGTTGCGGCAGCGTCAACAAACACGGCCATGGGCCGCCGAATGTCAGCGACGAAGATGTCGACGCGGCCCAGCAGCTGGAACCGCTCGGCCAGCTCTCAGCagcccagcaacagcagcagcagaggAAGGTGCGCCGGGGCACGAGTCATGGCGGATGGTACAGTCGGCACGGCAAATCTCAAGATTCGGGCAGATCGAGTGATTCCAGCACCTTGTCGCTGAGCAAACGCTCTGACAAACTGGGCAGCAGCGCCGGATCGGGTCCGCTTGGTGGATCCTCGCTGACGTCTCCGCTTCGTGCGACTGCCGCAAGCGGACGCCGACCGACGCTGGATCCAACTCCGATGGAATTCGGAATGGGAAGCACGTCGAGCACTCCGCTTTCCAGTCGCAAAAAAGGCGCCATTGGGGGCAGCAGCAGCGGAGTCGGAGTCGGAGGCGGCCTCGAGTTATCTCGTCAGCGGAGTCTCGATTCCGAAACGAGTCCCGTTTCGGCCGTGATGGGATCGGCCGGCTTGTCGATGGGCAGCAACAGCACGAGCACCACCCCGACGCCTGTGCGCAGCCACAAACCGAACGACCTCTTTTATCGCGATGGATCTCTTTCCAGGAGTTTGAGCTTCATGCAACAGCGACGACCTCAAACG gcTCGTGGCCAAGGCCCTCTGTTCGATTTGTGGTCCCCTCAGCGGGAGCACCAACTCTTGTCGGGAGCCAACAGCGAGAGTGCCCCGGGAGTGGACAGTCTATGCACGCCCATGATTAATCGTAAACAGCGATCATTTGAATCCGGCGGCAGTGGAGGATCGACGGGCAACAGCAAAGCGAGTCGAGTGTATCATCACCATTCGCAACTCGATTCGCCGAAGCTGCAGCATTTAACCtcccagcagcagcagcaacagcagccaagGCAGCAGAGACCGTTGGGATCGTCGGCTTCATTCCGCACGTCGTCGTCAACCGGAAGCGGCGGAAGAGATGCACCCCGCCAATTTGGCGGAAGCTTCGGATCCGATTCCAGTCCTAGTCCAAAGCGGGAGAGTAAAGAACAGCGCGACTCGTTGGGTCGTGTCCTCCGATCCACCGACTCGTCGCCCCATTCGGCCGGCGATTCCGGACTGGCCACGACCGGAAGCCGGGCTTCTCAGGACAGCCGGACAAAGACGACGGCCGGCACCAAATCATCTCCTTCCTCATCTCCGCCTTCAACCGTTGCCGCTCCTTCGGCCATGGCCATTAGTTCGTCTCAGCTTTCGGCCTCGTCGGCAATGGCAGACAGCAATGCGGCAGCAGAAGCGGCCGGCGGACCGCTATACGACCCGGTCCCGCTCTATTCGAATATAGACTACAATTATTACATGGACTCGAAGGCTCAGGCGCACCTCTTGCCATTGCAGCAGTACATCCTGGAACAGGCCAAACTGTCAGGTTACCGATTCGGGGACTCGTCGCCGATCGCCGAGGACGAAGGCGCCGGAGTTGGCACAACGGATCACTTCCGATCGGACGATGAAGAAGACCACGACTCGCTGCGACACCGACTACGAGTGCCGACTCATCTTCGTCCGCCGGAACACGACGATAGCGACGACTTTGCCGACGATGAAG GCATGTCAAACGTGGAAGATTCTTCGTCACTGGAATACCTGGACGAAAGCCAGTACCTGGAAGAAGATGATCACTACACGCAGTTCCTCTTGCCACCGGCTCCGCCTCATCGCCAACAGTCCAAAACGCTATTGCATCACTTTGGGCCGGGATCGGGACCCAATCCCAGTGGTTACAGTGCAGACGTCATTGTCGAACCGGAATACACGGAAGCCGATCCGGGTATTTCTGGTGGAACTTACCGCAGTCTTCCCGACGGTCCAATGGCTTCCGGGCCGATTGTCTCCTCGTCGAATTCGTCGGCGTTGATGCATTCCGGCTCGACGTCGTCACTACGCCCACGCCCCAAAGAATCCATGATGATTCATCCTTCCAGCTCGTTGTACTCACCAGTCATGGACCGAGCAGGG CCATTTGCGATGGAAGGATTCCGGCAATCGATAGAACCCGTCATCGCCGCCACGCCTTCCAGCAAAACTAGTCCATTGCAGCGATCGTCGTCAACG CTGGGACCGAACGGCAAAGGGCCGACGACACCGACCGATGGCGACATTCAAAAGTACGCACAGAGCCATTGCAACATCCACAAGAAGGGCCTGTTTCGTAAGAACTTGTCGATTCGCGACATGCTCAGCTTCTCGAAAGATGCCATCCGCAAACCGATGCTGCCACTGGAAGACAAGACGCTGAAGAAGGAGGCGTGCGATTTGTTTAAGCTAGTGCAGATTTACATGGGCGATCGCAAGTGCAAGCCGGGCATGACGTGCAACTCTGTTGCCCTCGAACTGTGCAACCACGCCTGGAACAAGCCATCGCTACGCGACGAGCTCTATTTGCACGTTTGCCGTCAGACGACAGAGAATCCTCGCAA GGAGAGCTTAAGACGCGGCTGGGAGCTGATGGCCGTCTGCCTGTATTTCTTTCCACCTTCACCCAAGTTGGAGCCTTATCTCGATGGTTACATTAACCGGCACCGCGATCCCAGTTTGAATTTCACCGAAGTCGCCAAATGGCCGATTCAC GTGCAAGTGTCTCATTATGCCACCATCAGCTGTCGGAGACTACTTCGAATCGGTGCCTCTGGCCGTCGCCAGGAGCGCAAACCCACTCTCGAGGAAATCGAGCAAGCAAGG TTGCAAATCTTCCGACCAAGCATGTTTGGCAATACGCTGGAAGAGATTATGATGGTCCAGCGTGACCGTTTTCCGCATCGCAAACTGCCCTGGATACAAACGACTTTGTCGGAAGAGATTCTAAGACTCCAAGGTGCTCAGACTGAGGGCATTTTCCG AGTTCCGGCTGATGTGGACGAAGTCAATAGTTTAAAGAACCGAATGGACCAATGGGAAGTGTGTCCCGTTAGCGACGCCCACGTCCCGGCCTCCCTACTCAAACTTTGGTACCGCGAACTTTACGAGAGTCTCATTCCTGATGAACTGTACCAGGATTGCGTTCAATACTGTGCCGATCCTGAACGGGCCGTCGCCATAGTTCATCGACTGCCAGAATTTCACCGACTCGTTCTCTCCTATCTCATCCGCTTCCTACAG
- the LOC116924915 gene encoding AT-rich interactive domain-containing protein 1B-like isoform X1, whose product MEDLDRNKMEWVEIIEPRTKEHMYANLTTGECVWDPPPGVSVKRTTDNQWWELFDHKTSRFYYYNAATQRTVWHRPPNCDIIPLAKLQTLKQNTQVKSPSQDSASSKAGDESLSSSQNGPSTDHARPTAKKESVSTQTPSRSAMSRNERNGSSAGSGTRRSLEKHQDSPRPSSGGGSSTAMAGTGTGTQTGSTSPVPSPRPHRRHHHHQHHSHQCGSSCGSVNKHGHGPPNVSDEDVDAAQQLEPLGQLSAAQQQQQQRKVRRGTSHGGWYSRHGKSQDSGRSSDSSTLSLSKRSDKLGSSAGSGPLGGSSLTSPLRATAASGRRPTLDPTPMEFGMGSTSSTPLSSRKKGAIGGSSSGVGVGGGLELSRQRSLDSETSPVSAVMGSAGLSMGSNSTSTTPTPVRSHKPNDLFYRDGSLSRSLSFMQQRRPQTARGQGPLFDLWSPQREHQLLSGANSESAPGVDSLCTPMINRKQRSFESGGSGGSTGNSKASRVYHHHSQLDSPKLQHLTSQQQQQQQPRQQRPLGSSASFRTSSSTGSGGRDAPRQFGGSFGSDSSPSPKRESKEQRDSLGRVLRSTDSSPHSAGDSGLATTGSRASQDSRTKTTAGTKSSPSSSPPSTVAAPSAMAISSSQLSASSAMADSNAAAEAAGGPLYDPVPLYSNIDYNYYMDSKAQAHLLPLQQYILEQAKLSGYRFGDSSPIAEDEGAGVGTTDHFRSDDEEDHDSLRHRLRVPTHLRPPEHDDSDDFADDEGMSNVEDSSSLEYLDESQYLEEDDHYTQFLLPPAPPHRQQSKTLLHHFGPGSGPNPSGYSADVIVEPEYTEADPGISGGTYRSLPDGPMASGPIVSSSNSSALMHSGSTSSLRPRPKESMMIHPSSSLYSPVMDRAGPFAMEGFRQSIEPVIAATPSSKTSPLQRSSSTLGPNGKGPTTPTDGDIQKYAQSHCNIHKKGLFRKNLSIRDMLSFSKDAIRKPMLPLEDKTLKKEACDLFKLVQIYMGDRKCKPGMTCNSVALELCNHAWNKPSLRDELYLHVCRQTTENPRKESLRRGWELMAVCLYFFPPSPKLEPYLDGYINRHRDPSLNFTEVAKWPIHVQVSHYATISCRRLLRIGASGRRQERKPTLEEIEQARLQIFRPSMFGNTLEEIMMVQRDRFPHRKLPWIQTTLSEEILRLQGAQTEGIFRVPADVDEVNSLKNRMDQWEVCPVSDAHVPASLLKLWYRELYESLIPDELYQDCVQYCADPERAVAIVHRLPEFHRLVLSYLIRFLQIFSQTEVSSVTKMDASNLAMVMAPNCLRCNASDPKIIFDNARKEMAFIRTLIQHLDTSFMEGVV is encoded by the exons AATGGAGTGGGTGGAGATCATCGAGCCGAGGACGAAAGAACACATGTACGCCAACTTGACGACCGGCGAATGCGTCTGGGATCCGCCGCCTGGTGTTTCAGT GAAACGAACGACGGACAACCAATGGTGGGAGCTGTTTGACCACAAGACATCGCGCTTCTACTACTACAACGCCGCCACCCAACGAACCGTCTGGCACAGGCCGCCCAATTGCGACATCATTCCGCTGGCCAAATTACAG ACATTGAAGCAAAATACTCAAGTCAAATCGCCTAGCCAAGATTCTGCGTCGTCCAAAGCGGGCGATGAATCTCTGTCGTCATCTCAAAACGGCCCGTCCACAGATCATGCCCggccaacagccaaaaaggaATCCGTTTCCACTCAGACGCCTTCACGTTCCGCCATG agcCGGAACGAGCGCAATGGAAGCAGCGCCGGAAGCGGCACGAGGCGCAGCCTTGAAAAGCATCAGGATTCTCCTCGGCCTTCATCCGGCGGAGGATCGTCCACCGCGATGGCGGGCACGGGGACGGGAACGCAGACGGGCTCGACGTCACCTGTCCCCTCGCCGCGTCCTCATCGACGTCACCATCATCACCAGCATCACAGTCACCAGTGCGGAAGCAGTTGCGGCAGCGTCAACAAACACGGCCATGGGCCGCCGAATGTCAGCGACGAAGATGTCGACGCGGCCCAGCAGCTGGAACCGCTCGGCCAGCTCTCAGCagcccagcaacagcagcagcagaggAAGGTGCGCCGGGGCACGAGTCATGGCGGATGGTACAGTCGGCACGGCAAATCTCAAGATTCGGGCAGATCGAGTGATTCCAGCACCTTGTCGCTGAGCAAACGCTCTGACAAACTGGGCAGCAGCGCCGGATCGGGTCCGCTTGGTGGATCCTCGCTGACGTCTCCGCTTCGTGCGACTGCCGCAAGCGGACGCCGACCGACGCTGGATCCAACTCCGATGGAATTCGGAATGGGAAGCACGTCGAGCACTCCGCTTTCCAGTCGCAAAAAAGGCGCCATTGGGGGCAGCAGCAGCGGAGTCGGAGTCGGAGGCGGCCTCGAGTTATCTCGTCAGCGGAGTCTCGATTCCGAAACGAGTCCCGTTTCGGCCGTGATGGGATCGGCCGGCTTGTCGATGGGCAGCAACAGCACGAGCACCACCCCGACGCCTGTGCGCAGCCACAAACCGAACGACCTCTTTTATCGCGATGGATCTCTTTCCAGGAGTTTGAGCTTCATGCAACAGCGACGACCTCAAACG gcTCGTGGCCAAGGCCCTCTGTTCGATTTGTGGTCCCCTCAGCGGGAGCACCAACTCTTGTCGGGAGCCAACAGCGAGAGTGCCCCGGGAGTGGACAGTCTATGCACGCCCATGATTAATCGTAAACAGCGATCATTTGAATCCGGCGGCAGTGGAGGATCGACGGGCAACAGCAAAGCGAGTCGAGTGTATCATCACCATTCGCAACTCGATTCGCCGAAGCTGCAGCATTTAACCtcccagcagcagcagcaacagcagccaagGCAGCAGAGACCGTTGGGATCGTCGGCTTCATTCCGCACGTCGTCGTCAACCGGAAGCGGCGGAAGAGATGCACCCCGCCAATTTGGCGGAAGCTTCGGATCCGATTCCAGTCCTAGTCCAAAGCGGGAGAGTAAAGAACAGCGCGACTCGTTGGGTCGTGTCCTCCGATCCACCGACTCGTCGCCCCATTCGGCCGGCGATTCCGGACTGGCCACGACCGGAAGCCGGGCTTCTCAGGACAGCCGGACAAAGACGACGGCCGGCACCAAATCATCTCCTTCCTCATCTCCGCCTTCAACCGTTGCCGCTCCTTCGGCCATGGCCATTAGTTCGTCTCAGCTTTCGGCCTCGTCGGCAATGGCAGACAGCAATGCGGCAGCAGAAGCGGCCGGCGGACCGCTATACGACCCGGTCCCGCTCTATTCGAATATAGACTACAATTATTACATGGACTCGAAGGCTCAGGCGCACCTCTTGCCATTGCAGCAGTACATCCTGGAACAGGCCAAACTGTCAGGTTACCGATTCGGGGACTCGTCGCCGATCGCCGAGGACGAAGGCGCCGGAGTTGGCACAACGGATCACTTCCGATCGGACGATGAAGAAGACCACGACTCGCTGCGACACCGACTACGAGTGCCGACTCATCTTCGTCCGCCGGAACACGACGATAGCGACGACTTTGCCGACGATGAAG GCATGTCAAACGTGGAAGATTCTTCGTCACTGGAATACCTGGACGAAAGCCAGTACCTGGAAGAAGATGATCACTACACGCAGTTCCTCTTGCCACCGGCTCCGCCTCATCGCCAACAGTCCAAAACGCTATTGCATCACTTTGGGCCGGGATCGGGACCCAATCCCAGTGGTTACAGTGCAGACGTCATTGTCGAACCGGAATACACGGAAGCCGATCCGGGTATTTCTGGTGGAACTTACCGCAGTCTTCCCGACGGTCCAATGGCTTCCGGGCCGATTGTCTCCTCGTCGAATTCGTCGGCGTTGATGCATTCCGGCTCGACGTCGTCACTACGCCCACGCCCCAAAGAATCCATGATGATTCATCCTTCCAGCTCGTTGTACTCACCAGTCATGGACCGAGCAGGG CCATTTGCGATGGAAGGATTCCGGCAATCGATAGAACCCGTCATCGCCGCCACGCCTTCCAGCAAAACTAGTCCATTGCAGCGATCGTCGTCAACG CTGGGACCGAACGGCAAAGGGCCGACGACACCGACCGATGGCGACATTCAAAAGTACGCACAGAGCCATTGCAACATCCACAAGAAGGGCCTGTTTCGTAAGAACTTGTCGATTCGCGACATGCTCAGCTTCTCGAAAGATGCCATCCGCAAACCGATGCTGCCACTGGAAGACAAGACGCTGAAGAAGGAGGCGTGCGATTTGTTTAAGCTAGTGCAGATTTACATGGGCGATCGCAAGTGCAAGCCGGGCATGACGTGCAACTCTGTTGCCCTCGAACTGTGCAACCACGCCTGGAACAAGCCATCGCTACGCGACGAGCTCTATTTGCACGTTTGCCGTCAGACGACAGAGAATCCTCGCAA GGAGAGCTTAAGACGCGGCTGGGAGCTGATGGCCGTCTGCCTGTATTTCTTTCCACCTTCACCCAAGTTGGAGCCTTATCTCGATGGTTACATTAACCGGCACCGCGATCCCAGTTTGAATTTCACCGAAGTCGCCAAATGGCCGATTCAC GTGCAAGTGTCTCATTATGCCACCATCAGCTGTCGGAGACTACTTCGAATCGGTGCCTCTGGCCGTCGCCAGGAGCGCAAACCCACTCTCGAGGAAATCGAGCAAGCAAGG TTGCAAATCTTCCGACCAAGCATGTTTGGCAATACGCTGGAAGAGATTATGATGGTCCAGCGTGACCGTTTTCCGCATCGCAAACTGCCCTGGATACAAACGACTTTGTCGGAAGAGATTCTAAGACTCCAAGGTGCTCAGACTGAGGGCATTTTCCG AGTTCCGGCTGATGTGGACGAAGTCAATAGTTTAAAGAACCGAATGGACCAATGGGAAGTGTGTCCCGTTAGCGACGCCCACGTCCCGGCCTCCCTACTCAAACTTTGGTACCGCGAACTTTACGAGAGTCTCATTCCTGATGAACTGTACCAGGATTGCGTTCAATACTGTGCCGATCCTGAACGGGCCGTCGCCATAGTTCATCGACTGCCAGAATTTCACCGACTCGTTCTCTCCTATCTCATCCGCTTCCTACAG